A single genomic interval of Labrus bergylta chromosome 18, fLabBer1.1, whole genome shotgun sequence harbors:
- the LOC110002101 gene encoding enhancer of rudimentary homolog: MSHTILLVQPTKRPEGRTYADYESVNECMEGVCKMYEEHLKRMNPNSPSITYDISQLFDFIDDLADLSCLVYRADTQTYQPYNKDWIKEKIYVLLRRQAQQAGK, from the exons atg TCGCACACCATCCTGCTCGTGCAGCCCACCAAGAGGCCAGAGGGGAGGACGTACGCTGACTATGAGTCTGTCAACGAGTGTATGGAAG gtgtgtgtAAAATGTACGAGGAGCATTTGAAGAGAATGAACCCCAACAGTCCTTCAATCACATACGACATCAGCCAGCTGTTCGACTTCATCGATGACCTCGCCGACCTCAGCTGCTTGGT TTACCGTGCCGACACACAGACGTACCAGCCGTACAACAAGGACTGGATCAAAGAGAAGATCTACGTGCTGCTTCGCCGTCAGGCTCAGCAGGCGGGAAAGTGA